From the genome of Streptomyces sp. NBC_00659, one region includes:
- a CDS encoding PadR family transcriptional regulator yields the protein MLELSILGFLYEEPLHGYELKERIKALTGHVRPVSDGALYPAITRLVAAGLLDQHTEPGSGAAPRRILSLTDKGREDLLERLRHPKQAEITDHVRFNTLLAFLRHLGDPREQAAVLRRRQEFLEAPTSFFYEGGRPVRAEEADDLFRQGMLRVARATGEAERTWLAEAVHRLEG from the coding sequence ATGCTGGAGCTGTCGATCCTGGGCTTCCTGTACGAGGAGCCGCTGCACGGCTATGAGCTGAAGGAGCGCATCAAGGCCCTCACCGGCCATGTCCGGCCGGTCAGCGACGGCGCCCTCTACCCGGCGATCACCCGCCTGGTCGCCGCGGGCCTGCTCGACCAGCACACCGAGCCCGGCAGCGGCGCGGCCCCGCGGCGCATCCTGTCGCTCACCGACAAGGGCCGCGAGGACCTCCTGGAGCGGCTGCGACACCCCAAGCAGGCCGAGATCACCGACCACGTCCGCTTCAACACCCTGCTGGCCTTCCTGCGCCACCTGGGCGACCCCCGCGAGCAGGCCGCGGTGCTGCGGCGCCGCCAGGAGTTCCTGGAGGCCCCGACGAGCTTCTTCTACGAGGGCGGCCGGCCTGTGCGCGCGGAGGAAGCCGACGACCTGTTCCGCCAGGGCATGCTGCGGGTGGCGCGGGCGACCGGCGAGGCGGAGCGGACCTGGCTCGCGGAGGCCGTTCACCGGCTGGAGGGGTGA
- a CDS encoding C40 family peptidase, producing MGFHRRLAPTGFDRGAGAFGVAACVMSAAAAALGTLPASAAPRGDTRAEVDRLYAQAEKATEAYNKADERGDRLREQIGTAQDEIARQQDRVNTMRDALGSLAGAQYRSGGVDPSLALLFSADPDDYLDKASALDRMSTRRAGELRELRLALRGLSQEREEADGKLAELARSRTTVARSKRVIEGKLAKARQLLDSLPYADRAAYDRASRSLRTDVPGLGGPVASSSRAAVAVAAARSALGRPYVWGANGPGGFDCSGLMQWSYAHAGVGLPRTSQAQRFAGQQIPLSQARPGDLVTYRSDAGHVGMYVGNGQVIHAPYPGAPVRYDPVGMMPISSVTRV from the coding sequence GTGGGGTTTCATCGCCGCCTTGCACCGACCGGCTTCGACCGGGGCGCCGGCGCCTTCGGTGTCGCGGCCTGCGTGATGTCCGCGGCGGCCGCCGCGCTCGGCACCCTGCCCGCCTCCGCGGCGCCGCGGGGCGACACCCGGGCCGAGGTGGACCGCCTGTACGCCCAGGCGGAGAAGGCCACCGAGGCGTACAACAAGGCCGACGAACGCGGTGACCGGCTGCGTGAGCAGATCGGCACGGCGCAGGACGAGATCGCCCGGCAGCAGGACCGTGTCAACACCATGCGGGACGCGCTGGGTTCGCTCGCCGGGGCGCAGTACCGCTCGGGCGGCGTCGACCCCTCCCTCGCGCTGCTCTTCTCGGCCGACCCGGACGACTACCTCGACAAGGCCTCCGCGCTCGACCGGATGAGCACCCGCCGAGCCGGCGAACTCAGGGAACTCCGACTCGCCTTGCGCGGTCTCTCCCAGGAGCGTGAGGAGGCGGACGGGAAACTCGCCGAACTGGCGCGCAGCCGCACGACGGTCGCCCGGAGCAAGCGGGTCATCGAGGGCAAACTGGCCAAGGCCCGACAGTTGCTCGACTCGCTGCCGTACGCCGACCGCGCCGCCTACGACCGGGCGTCGCGCTCGCTGCGTACCGACGTGCCCGGCCTCGGCGGCCCGGTCGCCTCCTCGTCACGCGCGGCCGTCGCCGTCGCCGCGGCCCGCTCGGCACTCGGCCGCCCCTACGTGTGGGGCGCCAACGGGCCCGGCGGCTTCGACTGTTCGGGTCTCATGCAGTGGTCCTACGCGCACGCCGGAGTCGGTCTGCCGCGTACCTCGCAGGCCCAGCGGTTCGCCGGGCAGCAGATCCCGCTCTCCCAGGCGCGGCCCGGTGACCTGGTCACCTACCGGTCGGACGCCGGCCACGTCGGGATGTACGTGGGCAACGGCCAGGTGATCCACGCGCCCTATCCGGGCGCCCCGGTGCGCTACGACCCGGTCGGGATGATGCCGATCTCGTCCGTCACCCGGGTCTGA
- a CDS encoding C40 family peptidase, which translates to MASHRRPKQPSRARVTVLTTAAAAAVVLSANAANAAPSEKPNKDEVKTKVDKLYEEAEQATEKLDGAKEKQQKLQKQIGALQDNVARGQEELNELREGLGSMASAQYRTGGIDPSVALFLSSDPDDFLDKASAMDQLSAQQVESLKKVQEKQRSLAQQRAEASAKLKDLADTRAELAKKKKEVQNKLGSAQKLLNTLTAQEKAALASEEQERATRASERVDLGDTPAASGRAAAAFAAAKTRIGSPYVYGASGPSSFDCSGLTSWAYAQADVGIPRTSQAQANAGTRIYSQSDLQVGDLVIFYGDQHHVGLYAGNGQVLHAPRTGTVVRYESIGNMPFQFGVRI; encoded by the coding sequence GTGGCGTCCCACCGTCGACCCAAGCAGCCGAGCCGCGCCCGTGTGACCGTGCTCACCACCGCCGCCGCTGCCGCTGTTGTCCTCAGCGCGAATGCCGCCAACGCGGCGCCGTCCGAGAAGCCCAACAAGGACGAGGTCAAGACCAAGGTCGACAAGCTCTACGAAGAGGCCGAGCAGGCCACTGAGAAGCTCGACGGCGCCAAGGAGAAGCAGCAGAAGCTGCAGAAGCAGATCGGCGCTCTCCAGGACAACGTCGCCCGCGGCCAGGAAGAGCTCAACGAACTGCGCGAGGGCCTCGGTTCGATGGCCAGCGCGCAGTACCGCACCGGTGGCATCGACCCCTCCGTAGCGCTCTTCCTCTCCTCCGACCCGGACGACTTCCTGGACAAGGCCTCGGCCATGGACCAGCTGAGCGCCCAGCAGGTCGAGTCGCTCAAGAAGGTCCAGGAGAAGCAGCGTTCGCTCGCCCAGCAGCGTGCCGAGGCCTCCGCGAAGCTCAAGGACCTCGCCGACACCCGGGCCGAGCTCGCCAAGAAGAAGAAGGAAGTCCAGAACAAGCTGGGCTCCGCGCAGAAGCTCCTGAACACGCTGACGGCGCAGGAGAAGGCGGCGCTGGCCTCCGAGGAGCAGGAGCGGGCCACCCGCGCCAGCGAGCGCGTCGACCTCGGCGACACCCCGGCCGCCTCGGGCCGTGCCGCCGCCGCGTTCGCCGCTGCCAAGACCAGGATCGGCTCGCCGTACGTCTACGGTGCCTCCGGCCCCAGCTCGTTCGACTGCTCGGGCCTCACCTCCTGGGCCTACGCCCAGGCCGACGTGGGCATACCCCGCACCTCGCAGGCCCAGGCCAACGCGGGCACCCGCATCTACTCGCAGAGTGATCTACAGGTCGGCGACCTGGTCATCTTCTACGGCGACCAGCACCACGTCGGTCTCTACGCGGGCAACGGCCAGGTGCTGCACGCCCCGCGCACCGGCACGGTCGTCCGCTACGAGTCGATCGGCAACATGCCCTTCCAGTTCGGCGTCCGGATCTGA
- a CDS encoding NYN domain-containing protein, with product MVETTGGEPDDGTAEVLDRPLPDGVRRRVVQIVSDGFGGLTVSELPTQLRQYARFAPNRRAKFAGNAMASALETDPLFRQRIAEKLREAQPELAGALDSGAPPPAADPLDVAAAAYVVRPVGWVKLVTAAGEEALRADAERAGEESRAELDRLRAELAEARGQTRAETERLRAELEAARKEAESLHRKLRGALSDVKRGEAALRKLQAETDGAKAESQTQVSAAESETRRLKARLSEAEAALEATRKAAREGRSVEDMRVRLLLDTVLEAAQGLRRELALPPVSVRPAETVEAVEPGRMTPKDIAARALSENDPAILDQLLALPQAHLVVDGYNVTKTGYPQMPLEKQRLRLLGQLSQLAAQTGAEVTCVFDGAELAAPVLLAPPRGVRVLFSKPGVTADELIRQLVRAEPPGRPVIVVSTDREVADGIAKAGARPVASVVLLKRFSRG from the coding sequence ATGGTGGAGACCACGGGTGGGGAGCCGGACGACGGCACCGCCGAGGTGCTCGACCGTCCGCTGCCGGACGGCGTGCGCCGACGCGTCGTACAGATCGTCTCGGACGGCTTCGGCGGGCTGACGGTGTCCGAACTGCCCACACAGTTGCGGCAGTACGCCCGGTTCGCCCCGAATCGCCGTGCCAAGTTCGCCGGCAACGCGATGGCCTCGGCGCTGGAGACGGACCCGCTGTTCAGACAGCGCATCGCCGAGAAGCTCAGAGAGGCCCAGCCGGAGCTTGCCGGCGCCCTCGACTCGGGCGCGCCGCCCCCGGCCGCGGATCCGCTGGACGTGGCGGCCGCGGCCTATGTCGTGCGTCCCGTCGGCTGGGTGAAGCTGGTGACCGCCGCGGGCGAGGAGGCCCTGCGCGCGGACGCCGAGCGCGCCGGCGAGGAGAGCCGCGCCGAACTGGACCGGCTGCGCGCGGAACTCGCGGAGGCCCGCGGGCAGACGCGTGCCGAGACCGAACGGCTGCGCGCGGAACTGGAAGCGGCCCGCAAGGAAGCGGAATCGCTTCACCGCAAGCTGCGCGGGGCCCTCAGTGACGTCAAGCGCGGTGAGGCGGCCCTGCGCAAGCTCCAGGCCGAGACGGACGGGGCGAAGGCGGAGAGCCAGACCCAGGTGTCCGCGGCCGAGAGCGAGACGCGGCGGCTCAAGGCGCGTCTCTCGGAGGCCGAGGCGGCCCTGGAGGCCACCCGCAAGGCGGCCCGGGAGGGGCGCAGCGTCGAGGACATGCGGGTGCGGCTGCTGCTCGACACCGTGCTGGAGGCGGCCCAGGGGCTGCGCCGGGAACTGGCGTTGCCTCCCGTCTCGGTGCGGCCCGCGGAGACGGTCGAGGCGGTCGAGCCGGGACGGATGACCCCGAAGGACATCGCCGCCCGCGCTCTGTCCGAGAACGACCCGGCGATCCTGGACCAGTTGCTCGCGCTGCCCCAGGCGCATCTGGTCGTCGACGGCTACAACGTCACCAAGACCGGCTATCCCCAGATGCCGCTGGAGAAGCAGCGGCTGCGGCTGCTCGGACAGCTCTCGCAACTGGCCGCGCAGACCGGCGCCGAGGTCACCTGTGTCTTCGACGGGGCCGAACTGGCCGCGCCGGTGCTGCTCGCGCCTCCGCGCGGGGTGCGGGTGCTGTTCTCCAAGCCCGGCGTCACGGCCGACGAGCTGATCCGTCAGCTCGTTCGGGCCGAGCCGCCCGGCCGGCCGGTCATCGTGGTCTCGACCGACCGCGAGGTGGCGGACGGGATCGCCAAGGCGGGCGCCCGGCCGGTGGCGTCCGTGGTGCTCCTCAAGCGCTTCTCGCGCGGCTGA
- a CDS encoding rhomboid family intramembrane serine protease translates to MIGNWIATVGRALRGRPAPVTYALIVLCCLIFVIGPASGLDPAYGTGDELLVAQRAYFRRWGVVPTALFGGAPGEALTPATALFIHGSWLHLLGNMLFFYVFGLMTEERMGHLEFALFYLGCGYLALLGYAAANATSQQSLVGASGAISAVLGAFLYLFPRARVTSLFPFLFFLPLRFPAWVVLPFWFTLQWLAAGRSSPGPGVAYLAHLVGFSLGFVYAWARFRPRRPLAPVRGVLPGPPVERPGQVDRE, encoded by the coding sequence ATGATCGGCAATTGGATTGCGACGGTCGGCAGGGCGCTGCGGGGCCGGCCGGCGCCGGTGACGTACGCGCTGATCGTCCTGTGCTGTCTGATCTTCGTGATCGGTCCCGCCTCGGGTCTGGATCCCGCGTACGGCACCGGGGACGAGCTGCTGGTCGCGCAGCGGGCCTATTTCCGCCGCTGGGGCGTGGTGCCGACGGCCCTGTTCGGCGGGGCACCCGGCGAGGCGCTCACCCCCGCGACCGCCCTGTTCATCCACGGAAGCTGGCTCCATCTCCTGGGCAACATGCTCTTCTTCTACGTCTTCGGGCTCATGACCGAGGAGCGCATGGGCCATCTGGAGTTCGCCCTCTTCTACCTGGGCTGCGGCTATCTGGCCCTGCTCGGCTACGCCGCCGCCAACGCGACCTCGCAGCAGTCCCTGGTCGGCGCTTCCGGGGCGATCTCCGCGGTGCTCGGCGCGTTCCTGTACCTGTTCCCCAGGGCCCGGGTGACCAGTCTCTTCCCGTTCCTGTTCTTCCTGCCGCTGCGGTTCCCCGCCTGGGTGGTGCTGCCGTTCTGGTTCACGCTCCAGTGGCTGGCGGCCGGCCGCAGCTCCCCGGGCCCCGGAGTCGCCTATCTGGCCCACCTCGTGGGCTTCTCCCTGGGTTTCGTCTACGCGTGGGCGCGGTTCCGGCCCCGAAGGCCGCTCGCGCCCGTTCGGGGGGTGCTGCCGGGGCCCCCGGTGGAGCGGCCGGGCCAGGTGGACCGCGAGTAG
- a CDS encoding Lrp/AsnC family transcriptional regulator codes for MITAIVLIKTSVDRIPEIAESIASLESVSEVFSVTGTYDLIAMVRVQAHDDLADVIPGKISKIPGVEATDTHVAFRTYSQHDLEAAFAIGLDS; via the coding sequence GTGATCACCGCGATCGTCCTCATCAAGACCAGCGTGGACCGGATCCCCGAGATCGCCGAGTCGATCGCGTCCCTGGAGAGCGTCAGCGAGGTCTTCTCCGTCACGGGTACCTACGACCTGATCGCCATGGTCCGGGTCCAGGCCCACGACGACCTGGCCGACGTCATCCCCGGCAAGATCAGCAAGATCCCGGGCGTCGAGGCGACGGACACGCACGTGGCGTTCCGTACGTACTCCCAGCACGACCTGGAGGCGGCGTTCGCGATCGGTCTCGACTCCTGA
- a CDS encoding aminotransferase class V-fold PLP-dependent enzyme — translation MSVSTVAADQSVCAPLAVLGRDVTVPLVTGGEVTYAALDYAASAPALQRVWDDVAAYAPYYGSVHRGAGYLSQLSTDLFENARRTVEEFLDCRAGDQVVFTRSTTDSLNLLAAALPADCQVFVFETEHHASLLPWRDARVTYLNAPRTPGEAVDTLEHALAARDPYGPALVCVTGASNVTGELWPVRELAAAAHAHGARIVLDAAQLAPHHPVSVQDLDVDWVAFSGHKLYAPFGSGVLAGRSDWLREADPYLAGGGASRKVTRRADGGVDVEWHDSAARHEAGSPNVIGAYAIASACKALTEEGFDSLLARERHLIRTVRAGLAEVPEVRVLSLFGDDAPRVGVISFVVEGWNSSHFAAALSAEYGIGVRDGLFCAHPLVRTLLGSAPETQGECGAPEAAPGEKSLNAIRVSFGAGTPDEHVERFVRAVRELVRDGARWQYRTEDGRCVPAV, via the coding sequence ATGTCTGTCTCCACCGTTGCCGCCGACCAGTCCGTTTGTGCCCCTCTGGCCGTTCTGGGCCGGGATGTGACCGTCCCGCTCGTCACCGGCGGCGAGGTGACCTACGCGGCCCTCGACTACGCCGCCAGCGCGCCCGCCCTCCAGCGGGTGTGGGACGACGTGGCCGCGTACGCGCCCTACTACGGCAGCGTCCACCGGGGCGCCGGCTACCTCTCGCAGCTCTCCACCGACCTCTTCGAGAACGCCCGCAGGACCGTCGAGGAGTTCCTCGACTGCCGCGCCGGTGACCAGGTGGTCTTCACCCGCTCCACCACCGACTCGCTCAACCTGCTCGCCGCCGCGCTCCCGGCCGACTGCCAGGTCTTCGTCTTCGAGACCGAGCACCACGCCTCGCTGCTGCCCTGGCGCGACGCCCGGGTGACGTACCTGAATGCCCCGCGCACCCCGGGCGAGGCCGTCGACACCCTGGAGCACGCCCTCGCCGCCCGTGACCCCTACGGACCGGCCCTGGTCTGCGTCACCGGCGCCTCGAACGTCACCGGGGAGCTGTGGCCGGTGCGGGAGCTGGCCGCCGCCGCGCACGCCCACGGCGCCCGCATCGTCCTCGACGCCGCGCAGCTCGCCCCGCACCACCCGGTGTCGGTCCAGGACCTCGACGTCGACTGGGTCGCGTTCTCCGGGCACAAGCTGTACGCGCCGTTCGGCTCCGGTGTCCTCGCGGGCCGCTCCGACTGGCTGCGCGAGGCCGACCCGTACCTCGCGGGCGGCGGCGCCAGCCGCAAGGTCACCCGGCGCGCGGACGGCGGCGTGGACGTGGAGTGGCACGACAGCGCCGCCCGGCACGAGGCCGGCTCGCCGAACGTCATCGGGGCCTACGCGATCGCCTCGGCCTGCAAGGCGCTCACCGAGGAGGGCTTCGACAGCCTTCTCGCCCGTGAGCGGCACCTGATCCGCACCGTCCGCGCGGGCCTCGCCGAGGTCCCCGAGGTCCGGGTCCTCTCCCTCTTCGGTGACGACGCCCCGCGGGTCGGCGTCATCTCCTTCGTCGTCGAGGGCTGGAACAGCTCGCACTTCGCGGCCGCGCTCTCCGCCGAGTACGGCATCGGCGTCCGCGACGGCCTCTTCTGCGCCCACCCGCTCGTCCGCACGCTGCTCGGCAGTGCCCCGGAGACCCAGGGGGAGTGCGGAGCCCCCGAGGCGGCGCCCGGGGAGAAGTCCCTCAACGCCATCCGCGTCAGCTTCGGCGCCGGTACCCCCGACGAGCACGTCGAGCGCTTCGTCCGCGCGGTGCGCGAGCTCGTCAGGGACGGCGCGCGCTGGCAGTACCGCACCGAGGACGGCCGCTGCGTCCCCGCGGTCTGA